In Micromonospora purpureochromogenes, a single window of DNA contains:
- the accD gene encoding acetyl-CoA carboxylase, carboxyltransferase subunit beta, which translates to MSRSTAVSTDTDWLLCRGCRTPVYGKRLIRNHRVCPECGLHLPLTAEQRLGMLADEGRYEPLAVTVTSNDPLRFVDRVPYADRLADARARTGLNEAVLCARATVEGVPAIMAVMDFRFLGGSLGSAVGELITIAAETALAEHTPLIIVTASGGARMQEGALSLMQMAKTSAALGALDRAGVLTVSVITDPTYGGVAASFATLTDVIVAEPGARLGFAGRRVIEQTIRQVLPEGFQTAEFLLARGMIDMIVERGRLRQELGRLLRASTFTGVRSAGPAPADPVVRDHRALPEPDPWRHVSQARDLTRPTTLDYLSLAFTDFKELHGDRISGDCPAVVGGTAWLDGRPVLVLGQQKGHDPAELMRRNFGMPVPAGYRKAARLMRLAEKLDLPIVTLVDTPGAYPGADAEEQGQAVAIAENLRLMAFLSVPVVTVIIGEGGSGGALGLAVANRVLMFSSSVYSVISPEGCAAIVWKDPAAAPRAAAALGLDARELLRLGVVDGVLVEPEGGTGADPLRAAELLGAALRASLHELGALAPDQLGADRRARFRQFGSAVTVEAELLTISGEVH; encoded by the coding sequence ATGTCCCGCTCCACAGCTGTTTCCACCGACACCGACTGGCTGCTGTGCCGGGGTTGCCGCACCCCGGTCTACGGCAAGCGCCTGATCCGCAACCACCGGGTCTGCCCCGAGTGCGGCCTGCACCTGCCACTCACCGCCGAGCAGCGGCTCGGGATGCTGGCCGACGAGGGGCGCTACGAGCCGCTGGCGGTCACGGTGACCAGCAATGACCCGCTGCGCTTCGTCGACCGGGTGCCCTACGCCGACCGGCTCGCCGACGCCCGCGCCCGCACCGGACTGAACGAGGCGGTGCTCTGCGCCCGGGCCACGGTGGAGGGTGTCCCGGCGATCATGGCGGTGATGGACTTCCGCTTCCTCGGCGGCAGCCTCGGCAGCGCCGTCGGCGAGCTGATCACCATCGCCGCCGAGACGGCGCTGGCCGAGCACACGCCGCTGATCATCGTGACGGCCTCGGGCGGCGCGCGGATGCAGGAGGGGGCGCTGTCGCTCATGCAGATGGCCAAGACCAGCGCCGCGCTGGGCGCCCTGGACCGCGCCGGCGTGCTGACCGTCTCGGTGATCACCGACCCGACGTACGGCGGGGTGGCGGCCTCCTTCGCGACGCTCACCGACGTGATCGTCGCCGAGCCGGGGGCCCGGCTGGGCTTCGCCGGTCGCCGGGTCATCGAGCAGACCATCCGCCAGGTCCTGCCCGAAGGGTTCCAGACGGCCGAGTTCCTGCTGGCCCGCGGGATGATCGACATGATCGTCGAGCGCGGGCGACTGCGCCAGGAACTGGGCCGGCTGCTGCGCGCGTCCACCTTCACCGGCGTACGCTCCGCAGGCCCCGCGCCGGCGGACCCGGTCGTCCGTGACCACCGTGCGCTGCCCGAGCCGGACCCGTGGCGGCACGTCTCCCAGGCGCGGGACCTCACCCGGCCGACGACGCTGGACTACCTGTCCCTCGCCTTCACCGACTTCAAGGAGCTGCACGGGGACCGGATCTCCGGCGACTGTCCGGCGGTGGTGGGTGGAACCGCGTGGCTGGACGGCCGGCCGGTGCTGGTGCTCGGCCAGCAGAAGGGGCACGACCCGGCCGAGCTGATGCGCCGCAACTTCGGCATGCCGGTGCCGGCCGGCTACCGGAAGGCGGCCCGGCTGATGCGTCTGGCCGAGAAGCTGGACCTGCCGATCGTCACGCTCGTGGACACCCCCGGCGCCTACCCGGGAGCGGACGCCGAGGAGCAGGGCCAGGCGGTGGCGATCGCCGAGAACCTGCGCCTGATGGCCTTCCTGTCGGTGCCGGTGGTGACGGTGATCATCGGGGAGGGGGGCAGCGGTGGCGCGCTCGGCCTCGCGGTGGCCAACCGGGTGCTGATGTTCTCGAGCAGCGTCTATTCGGTGATCAGCCCGGAGGGCTGCGCCGCGATCGTCTGGAAGGACCCGGCCGCGGCCCCGCGTGCCGCCGCGGCGCTCGGGCTGGACGCCCGGGAGCTGCTGCGCCTCGGTGTGGTCGACGGCGTACTGGTGGAGCCGGAGGGCGGCACGGGGGCCGACCCGCTGCGTGCGGCCGAGCTGCTCGGCGCGGCCCTGCGGGCGAGCCTGCACGAGCTGGGCGCGCTCGCCCCCGACCAGCTCGGCGCCGACCGGCGGGCCCGCTTCCGCCAGTTCGGCTCGGCCGTGACCGTTGAGGCGGAGCTGTTGACGATCAGCGGAGAGGTGCACTGA
- a CDS encoding DUF6081 family protein, with protein sequence MTDVAPARSIAEVPPGRLFHDEFHDGFRTSGPDARWSPTTAGPHVADDGTVHTSTEGLRVVSGGPEGRPVFTRTVAQDTTQGAVPGVLDHVKWLVYTTHRTADGTPGFDVPAGQVLTGTAVVSGRTHGTTGHPFGDQVTDPEDDLRLASTGINAVDPETYVIFDFLLTNRRVYAFYERLPFARAALGRYAAFSYGVPVADRSPEDEHELALSYDRDAGVVRWLLDGREVFRVDRIGHHLPGREHLMLDHGGTEALVVPRQLNFGMGMLTLLDGALPGHSPVGLVRLVADPGFYVDPVAGEPTPQRFVDEASRPGSRLFGQGAELSVRRYTVQRGPAR encoded by the coding sequence ATGACAGACGTGGCACCGGCCCGGTCCATCGCGGAGGTTCCGCCTGGCCGCCTCTTCCACGACGAGTTCCACGACGGATTCCGCACCAGCGGGCCGGACGCGCGGTGGTCGCCCACCACCGCCGGCCCGCACGTCGCCGACGACGGCACGGTGCACACCTCGACCGAGGGGCTGCGGGTGGTCTCCGGGGGGCCCGAGGGGCGCCCGGTCTTCACCCGCACCGTCGCTCAGGACACCACGCAGGGCGCGGTCCCCGGCGTCCTCGACCACGTCAAGTGGCTCGTCTACACGACCCACCGGACGGCGGACGGCACCCCGGGCTTCGACGTACCGGCCGGACAGGTCCTCACCGGCACGGCCGTGGTGTCCGGACGCACCCACGGCACCACCGGACACCCCTTCGGTGACCAGGTCACCGACCCGGAGGACGATCTCCGGCTCGCCTCGACGGGGATCAACGCCGTCGATCCGGAGACGTACGTCATCTTCGACTTCCTGCTGACCAACCGGCGGGTGTACGCCTTCTACGAACGCCTCCCGTTCGCCCGCGCCGCGCTGGGCCGCTACGCGGCGTTCTCGTACGGCGTGCCGGTGGCCGACCGGTCACCGGAGGACGAGCACGAACTCGCCCTCTCGTACGACCGGGACGCCGGCGTCGTCCGCTGGCTCCTCGACGGGCGGGAGGTGTTCCGGGTCGACCGGATCGGTCACCACCTGCCCGGCCGGGAGCACCTGATGCTCGACCACGGCGGCACGGAGGCCCTGGTCGTGCCCCGCCAGCTGAACTTCGGCATGGGGATGCTCACCCTGCTCGACGGCGCCCTGCCCGGGCACTCCCCCGTCGGCCTGGTCCGGCTGGTGGCTGATCCCGGCTTCTACGTCGATCCGGTGGCCGGGGAGCCGACTCCCCAGCGGTTCGTCGACGAGGCGAGCCGCCCGGGCAGTCGGCTCTTCGGTCAGGGGGCGGAGCTGTCGGTCCGTCGCTACACGGTGCAGCGCGGTCCGGCCCGATGA
- a CDS encoding acyl-CoA dehydrogenase family protein, with translation MREQSSPATRLTPTAVADLAAVAARCAAASEADRRLDPDVVRALIDAGFARHFAPTRHGGNAGTFTDLTCAVARIGEACTATAWCASLVANLGRMAGLLPAEGQAEVWADGPDTVVVGSLSPTGRAEPVSGGWRLSGRWAYISAVGFADWALLCGEIPSDGPPAARVFAVPRAAYEITDTWFNVGMAATGSNTVVVRDVLVPDARSFDRAHLFTGAAAASTEPCHVVPLPAVNGLSFVAPVLGAARGMERAWTGHVAEKIRSAAGSGPVPPRRTEQDVTLARTAGEIDAAELLLERAAAAADQGAGITPLETSRNLRDCSLAMDLLVEAVNRLFRAAGTSGHANSSPMQRAWRDVNTASSHVALQFPPAASAYADQVFKI, from the coding sequence ATGCGCGAGCAGAGTTCACCGGCCACCCGTCTCACGCCCACCGCGGTGGCGGACCTCGCCGCGGTGGCGGCGCGCTGCGCCGCCGCGTCCGAGGCCGACCGCCGGCTCGACCCGGACGTCGTGCGCGCCCTGATCGACGCCGGGTTCGCGCGTCACTTCGCGCCCACCCGGCACGGCGGCAACGCCGGCACCTTCACCGACCTGACCTGCGCCGTCGCCCGGATCGGGGAGGCCTGCACGGCGACGGCCTGGTGCGCCTCCCTGGTGGCGAACCTGGGCCGGATGGCGGGGCTGCTCCCGGCCGAGGGCCAGGCGGAGGTGTGGGCGGACGGTCCCGACACGGTGGTGGTGGGGTCGCTGAGCCCGACCGGCCGTGCCGAGCCGGTCTCCGGTGGCTGGCGGCTCTCCGGGCGGTGGGCCTACATCAGTGCCGTGGGCTTCGCGGACTGGGCCCTGCTCTGCGGCGAGATCCCCTCCGACGGCCCGCCGGCGGCCCGGGTGTTCGCCGTGCCGCGCGCCGCCTACGAGATCACCGACACCTGGTTCAACGTGGGGATGGCCGCGACCGGGAGCAACACCGTCGTCGTGCGGGACGTCCTCGTCCCGGACGCCAGGTCCTTCGACCGCGCGCACCTGTTCACCGGCGCCGCGGCCGCCTCCACCGAGCCCTGTCACGTGGTGCCGTTGCCGGCGGTCAACGGGCTGTCGTTCGTCGCCCCCGTGCTCGGCGCGGCGCGCGGGATGGAACGGGCCTGGACCGGCCACGTCGCCGAGAAGATCCGCTCCGCCGCCGGGTCCGGCCCGGTGCCGCCCCGGCGAACCGAGCAGGACGTCACCCTCGCCCGGACCGCCGGCGAGATCGACGCCGCGGAACTGCTGCTGGAACGGGCGGCGGCCGCCGCCGACCAGGGCGCCGGCATCACCCCGCTGGAGACCAGCCGCAACCTGCGGGACTGCTCGCTCGCCATGGACCTGCTCGTCGAGGCGGTCAACCGGCTGTTCCGGGCGGCCGGCACGTCCGGGCACGCGAACAGCAGCCCGATGCAGCGCGCCTGGCGTGACGTCAACACCGCCAGCAGTCACGTGGCGCTGCAGTTCCCGCCCGCCGCCAGCGCCTACGCGGACCAGGTGTTCAAGATCTGA
- a CDS encoding lipocalin-like domain-containing protein: protein MWHLVSYFDVDDEGRRSPGPLGAAPAGVLVYTADGHMSVSMMRTDRRPAGPASAVAGRDEAFMGYAGSWRLVGDEIRHTVLVSAHPHMVGTELVREAALEDDLLVLHGTSLISGRAQRRVLTWRRAAPPHPPAPPARATTTGATGTSEGSRST from the coding sequence GTGTGGCACCTCGTCTCCTACTTCGACGTGGACGACGAGGGACGCCGGTCGCCGGGCCCGCTGGGCGCGGCGCCGGCCGGCGTCCTCGTCTACACCGCTGACGGGCACATGTCGGTCAGCATGATGCGCACCGACCGTCGCCCCGCCGGTCCCGCGTCCGCGGTGGCCGGGCGGGACGAGGCGTTCATGGGGTACGCCGGCAGCTGGCGGCTGGTGGGCGACGAGATCCGCCACACCGTCCTGGTCAGCGCCCACCCGCACATGGTCGGCACCGAACTCGTCCGCGAGGCGGCCCTGGAGGACGACCTGCTCGTCCTGCACGGCACGTCGCTGATCTCGGGACGCGCGCAGCGACGCGTACTCACCTGGCGGCGCGCCGCGCCGCCACACCCGCCCGCCCCGCCGGCGCGGGCGACAACCACCGGTGCCACCGGCACCTCGGAAGGAAGCCGATCGACATGA
- a CDS encoding acetyl-CoA carboxylase biotin carboxylase subunit — MFKKILIANRGEIALRIARCCRELGIPTVAVHSTRDRDSAVVQVADQAVQIGPAPPTRSYLNAAAVLQAAEQSGADAIHPGYGFLSESPDFADACESLGVTLIGPPASVMAELGDKTSARALMTRAGLPLLPGSVHPLSPEAAEELAATIGFPVIVKAAAGGGGRGMQVVHDRDSFLDEYRRTQATAQMLFGDGRVYVEKYLRDARHVEIQVLCDRYGRAVHLGERDCTVQRRHQKLVEETPAPELPVDLTERMGRSAVDGALAAGYVGAGTFEFLVDPGGSYYFMEVNCRIQVEHPVTEMETGIDLVREQIKIAAGEPLAFTQDDIRPRGVAIECRINAEDPARDFAPAPGLVTEFVPPGGPFVRVDSHVHAGYEVPPNYDSLLAKLVVWAPRRDEAIARMLRSLAEFRISGPRLHTTVDFLRQVLDDPRFRTATHTTALVDQLMDRR; from the coding sequence ATGTTCAAGAAGATCCTGATCGCCAACCGGGGCGAGATCGCCCTGCGGATCGCCCGTTGCTGCCGGGAGCTCGGGATCCCGACGGTCGCCGTGCACTCCACCCGGGACCGTGACTCGGCCGTCGTCCAGGTCGCCGACCAGGCGGTGCAGATCGGTCCGGCGCCGCCCACCCGCAGCTACCTGAACGCGGCCGCCGTGCTCCAGGCCGCCGAGCAGTCGGGCGCCGACGCCATCCATCCCGGGTACGGGTTCCTCTCCGAGTCACCGGACTTCGCCGACGCGTGCGAATCGCTCGGCGTCACCCTGATCGGTCCGCCCGCCTCCGTGATGGCGGAGCTGGGCGACAAGACCTCGGCCCGGGCCCTGATGACCCGCGCCGGCCTGCCGCTGCTGCCGGGCAGCGTCCACCCGCTGAGCCCCGAGGCGGCCGAGGAACTGGCGGCGACGATCGGATTCCCCGTCATCGTCAAGGCCGCCGCGGGCGGTGGCGGCCGCGGCATGCAGGTCGTCCACGACCGGGACAGCTTCCTCGACGAGTACCGCAGGACCCAGGCCACGGCCCAGATGCTCTTCGGCGACGGCCGGGTGTATGTCGAGAAGTACCTCCGCGATGCCCGGCACGTGGAGATCCAGGTGCTCTGCGACCGGTACGGTCGCGCCGTGCACCTGGGGGAGCGGGACTGCACCGTGCAGCGACGCCACCAGAAACTGGTGGAGGAGACGCCGGCGCCGGAGCTGCCCGTCGACCTCACCGAGCGGATGGGACGGTCCGCCGTCGACGGCGCGCTCGCGGCCGGCTACGTCGGCGCCGGCACCTTCGAGTTCCTGGTCGACCCGGGCGGCAGTTACTACTTCATGGAGGTCAACTGCCGGATCCAGGTGGAGCACCCGGTGACGGAGATGGAGACCGGCATCGACCTGGTGCGGGAGCAGATCAAGATCGCCGCGGGTGAGCCGCTCGCGTTCACGCAGGACGACATCCGGCCCCGTGGGGTGGCGATCGAGTGCCGGATCAACGCGGAGGACCCGGCGCGGGACTTCGCCCCGGCGCCCGGCCTGGTGACGGAGTTCGTGCCACCCGGCGGCCCGTTCGTCCGGGTCGACTCCCATGTGCACGCCGGCTACGAGGTGCCGCCGAACTACGACTCGCTCCTGGCCAAGCTGGTGGTCTGGGCACCCCGCCGCGACGAGGCCATCGCGCGCATGCTGCGGTCCCTGGCCGAGTTCCGCATCTCCGGGCCCCGCCTGCACACCACGGTGGACTTCCTGCGTCAGGTGCTCGACGATCCCCGGTTCCGGACCGCCACGCACACCACGGCCCTTGTCGACCAGCTGATGGACCGACGGTAA
- the wrbA gene encoding NAD(P)H:quinone oxidoreductase has product MTTKVAVIYYSSTGNVHALAQAVAEGAAKAGAEVRLRRVPELAPDAAIDSNPAWRAHLTATADVEVATHDDLRWADAYAFGTPTRYGNVSAQLKQFLDGTGQLWAAGELSGKAATAFTSAGNMQGGNESTLLALYNTMYHWGCLIVPPGYTDPSVYAAHGNPYGTGHAGGSGLPGEQVLAAANYQGYRLATVGARLLGSAV; this is encoded by the coding sequence ATGACCACGAAGGTCGCCGTCATCTACTACTCCTCCACCGGCAACGTGCACGCCCTCGCGCAGGCCGTCGCCGAGGGCGCCGCCAAGGCCGGTGCGGAGGTACGCCTCCGTCGGGTCCCCGAGCTGGCCCCGGACGCCGCGATCGACAGCAACCCGGCGTGGCGGGCACACCTCACCGCCACCGCCGACGTCGAGGTCGCCACCCACGACGACCTGCGCTGGGCGGACGCCTACGCCTTCGGCACCCCGACCCGTTACGGCAACGTCTCCGCCCAGCTCAAGCAGTTCCTGGACGGCACCGGTCAGCTCTGGGCCGCCGGTGAGCTGTCCGGGAAGGCCGCGACGGCCTTCACCAGCGCGGGCAACATGCAGGGCGGCAACGAGTCGACCCTGCTCGCGCTCTACAACACGATGTACCACTGGGGTTGCCTGATCGTCCCGCCCGGCTACACCGACCCGAGCGTCTACGCCGCCCACGGCAACCCGTACGGCACGGGCCACGCCGGCGGCAGCGGCCTGCCGGGCGAGCAGGTGCTCGCCGCCGCCAACTACCAGGGGTACCGGCTGGCCACGGTCGGCGCCCGGCTGCTCGGCTCCGCCGTCTGA
- a CDS encoding TetR/AcrR family transcriptional regulator, with amino-acid sequence MAEQPPAERTPVALSLPIAGRPVERADAARNRRKILAAAAGIVSRAGITALSLDEVARVAGVGVGTVYRRFGDRAGLIFALLDEEERQFQSAFMQGPPPLGPGGPAAERVRAFLHALVDRVEAQRELLVAAETSSPTARFTSGPYTIYHTHLVMLLGLARPGVDAHFVAAALLAPLSATFLTFQRRERGFAVDAIKAGLDDLLGLGL; translated from the coding sequence GTGGCCGAACAGCCTCCGGCCGAGCGAACGCCCGTGGCGCTCAGCCTGCCGATCGCCGGTCGACCGGTCGAGCGCGCCGACGCCGCGCGGAACCGGCGCAAGATCCTGGCGGCGGCGGCGGGGATCGTGTCCCGGGCCGGCATCACCGCCCTGTCGCTCGACGAGGTGGCCCGGGTGGCCGGGGTGGGCGTGGGCACGGTCTACCGCAGGTTCGGTGACCGGGCCGGGCTGATCTTCGCCCTGCTGGACGAGGAGGAGCGGCAGTTCCAGTCCGCCTTCATGCAGGGCCCGCCGCCGCTGGGTCCCGGCGGCCCGGCCGCCGAACGCGTCCGCGCGTTCCTGCACGCGCTCGTCGACCGGGTCGAGGCACAGCGGGAACTGCTGGTCGCCGCCGAGACCAGCTCGCCGACGGCCCGGTTCACCAGTGGCCCGTACACCATCTACCACACCCACCTGGTGATGCTGCTCGGCCTCGCCCGGCCGGGGGTGGACGCCCACTTCGTGGCCGCGGCGCTGCTGGCCCCCCTCTCCGCCACGTTCCTGACCTTCCAGCGGCGGGAGCGCGGGTTCGCGGTCGACGCGATCAAGGCCGGCCTGGACGACCTGCTGGGCCTGGGCCTGTAG
- a CDS encoding NADP-dependent oxidoreductase: MKALIAQSYGPVDQLVVAELPKPDPAPGQILIRLQAAALNPLDVKLATGAMKEFMPVQHPFVLGLDAAGTVEAVGDGVTRFRPGDEVIAFTHPVGGAVAEYALALDGPEVVARPQALSPVAAAALPVAAMTAANILELADPAPDSTMLVVGATGGVGSFVVQLAARAGVRVLATARPDEVDYVRGLGAAEAIDYTAADTVEETLRAQPGGVDVVVDLINAGPGLAATAAAVRPGGRLVSPAGGPPAFERDVTAVYAHIEASEGLLQRLVDQAADGGLAVEVGATYPFTEAQQAVADFVGKHTRGKVVVTF, encoded by the coding sequence ATGAAGGCCCTCATCGCACAGTCCTACGGACCCGTCGACCAGCTCGTGGTCGCCGAACTCCCGAAGCCCGACCCCGCACCGGGCCAGATCCTGATCCGGTTGCAGGCGGCGGCGCTCAACCCGCTCGACGTCAAGCTCGCCACCGGCGCCATGAAGGAATTCATGCCGGTCCAGCACCCGTTCGTGCTCGGCCTGGACGCGGCCGGGACCGTCGAGGCGGTCGGCGACGGGGTGACCCGTTTCCGCCCCGGCGACGAGGTGATCGCCTTCACCCACCCGGTCGGCGGCGCCGTCGCGGAGTACGCGTTGGCGCTGGACGGGCCCGAGGTGGTGGCCCGACCGCAGGCGCTCAGCCCGGTCGCCGCCGCCGCGCTGCCGGTCGCCGCGATGACCGCGGCGAACATCCTCGAACTGGCCGATCCGGCACCGGATTCCACGATGCTCGTCGTCGGCGCCACCGGCGGGGTGGGTTCGTTCGTCGTGCAGCTCGCCGCGCGGGCCGGCGTCCGGGTGCTGGCCACCGCCCGGCCGGACGAGGTCGACTACGTCCGCGGCCTCGGCGCCGCGGAGGCGATCGACTACACCGCCGCGGACACGGTGGAGGAGACCCTCCGGGCGCAGCCCGGCGGGGTGGACGTCGTGGTCGACCTCATCAACGCCGGGCCGGGGCTCGCCGCCACGGCGGCGGCGGTCCGGCCGGGTGGGCGCCTGGTGTCGCCGGCCGGCGGCCCGCCCGCCTTCGAGCGGGACGTCACGGCCGTCTACGCGCACATCGAGGCGAGCGAGGGGCTGCTGCAGCGCCTCGTCGACCAGGCGGCCGACGGCGGGCTGGCGGTGGAGGTCGGCGCGACGTACCCGTTCACCGAGGCGCAGCAGGCGGTGGCCGACTTCGTCGGCAAGCACACCCGGGGCAAGGTCGTCGTCACCTTCTGA
- a CDS encoding FAD-binding oxidoreductase codes for MAHISRRSLLSGTAAVAGTAVAGMAAGAPAQAATTTTTPALTVTPGDPRYPDLVVGNNQRWVATPDAVRLVTSSAQVLQAVQEAVDAGKRVSVRSGGHCYADFVYHSASKVVIDMSAMNRISYDQNRQAFAVEPGALLIAVYETLQKGWNVTLPAGVCPTVGIGGHATGGGYGLLSRSHGVVADHIEAVEMVVVDANRVARLVVASRASTDPNRDLWWACAGGGGGNFGIITRYWFRSPNASGTIPGQQLPRPPREVLVSNVPVPWVALDQARFTTLVRNFGTWYAQNAGVDSPYTALSGVAFIPHRSAGGMGLLTQIDAAVPDAEKLLADYLAAVTRDTGITAPYPPRRLRWLAATRLIGTSNPATMLDPTMRSAVKSAYLRRSFTDTQIAALWRNLTRQDYANPNATLQLTGVAGGKVNKVPTTATAYPHRNSAFLALYENFWINPAEDAQHVGWLRDIYGQTFAATGGYPVPNDQTDGCYINSPDMDIRDPEINRSGVPWSALYYKENYPRLQQVKARWDPTNFFRHSQSITLP; via the coding sequence ATGGCACACATCAGCAGGAGAAGCCTGCTCAGCGGCACCGCCGCGGTCGCGGGTACCGCCGTGGCGGGCATGGCCGCGGGAGCACCCGCGCAGGCCGCCACGACCACCACGACGCCCGCGCTGACCGTCACCCCGGGCGACCCGCGCTATCCCGATCTCGTCGTCGGCAACAACCAGCGGTGGGTCGCGACGCCCGACGCCGTACGGCTGGTCACCTCGTCGGCCCAGGTGCTGCAGGCGGTGCAGGAGGCGGTCGACGCCGGCAAGCGGGTCTCCGTGCGCAGTGGCGGGCACTGCTACGCGGACTTCGTCTACCACTCCGCCAGCAAGGTCGTCATCGACATGTCGGCGATGAACCGGATCTCCTACGACCAGAACCGCCAGGCCTTCGCGGTGGAGCCGGGGGCCCTGCTCATCGCCGTGTACGAGACGCTGCAGAAGGGCTGGAACGTCACCCTGCCCGCCGGCGTCTGCCCGACCGTGGGCATCGGCGGACACGCCACCGGCGGCGGCTACGGACTGCTCTCCCGCAGCCACGGCGTCGTCGCCGACCACATCGAGGCGGTCGAGATGGTCGTCGTCGACGCGAACCGCGTCGCCCGGCTCGTGGTCGCCTCCCGCGCCTCCACCGACCCGAACCGGGACCTGTGGTGGGCGTGCGCGGGCGGCGGGGGTGGCAACTTCGGCATCATCACCCGCTACTGGTTCCGCTCGCCGAACGCCTCCGGCACCATCCCCGGTCAGCAGTTGCCCCGTCCGCCACGCGAGGTGCTCGTCAGCAACGTGCCGGTGCCCTGGGTGGCCCTCGACCAGGCCAGGTTCACCACCCTCGTGCGCAACTTCGGTACCTGGTACGCGCAGAACGCCGGCGTCGACTCCCCGTACACGGCGCTGTCCGGGGTGGCGTTCATCCCGCACCGGTCCGCCGGGGGCATGGGACTGCTGACCCAGATCGACGCGGCCGTGCCCGACGCCGAGAAGCTGCTCGCCGACTACCTCGCCGCCGTCACCCGGGACACCGGTATCACCGCCCCGTACCCGCCCCGGCGGCTGCGGTGGCTGGCGGCCACCCGGCTCATCGGCACCAGCAACCCGGCCACCATGTTGGACCCGACGATGCGCAGCGCGGTGAAGTCGGCGTACCTGCGCCGCAGCTTCACCGACACCCAGATCGCGGCCCTCTGGCGGAACCTCACCCGCCAGGACTACGCGAACCCCAACGCGACCCTCCAGCTCACCGGGGTCGCCGGCGGCAAGGTCAACAAGGTGCCCACCACCGCCACCGCGTACCCGCATCGCAACTCGGCGTTCCTGGCCCTCTACGAGAACTTCTGGATCAACCCGGCGGAGGACGCCCAGCACGTGGGCTGGCTCCGCGACATCTACGGCCAGACGTTCGCCGCCACCGGCGGTTACCCGGTGCCGAACGACCAGACCGACGGCTGCTACATCAACTCGCCGGACATGGACATCCGCGACCCCGAGATCAACCGCTCCGGCGTACCGTGGTCGGCCCTGTACTACAAGGAGAACTACCCCCGGTTGCAGCAGGTGAAGGCCCGCTGGGATCCGACGAACTTCTTCCGGCACTCGCAGTCGATCACGCTGCCCTGA
- a CDS encoding alpha/beta hydrolase, giving the protein MYAFDPELTEPASRLPRVDYADLGTARAAARAIAAHQQPYLPAAPVRVTDTRAPGPPDAPDVPVRLYRPAAAGPVPALLYLHWGGFVIGGVDGVHHTCVRIADQVGALVVSIDYRLAPEHPFPAALDDCHAVLEWVAKEATELGVDADRIGVGGESAGGGLAAALSLAVRDRGGPALRHQCLLFPALDDRLDTVSARAFTDTPMWDRANALVSWGNYLRGRAGAADVPALAAPARATDLSGLPPAFVVACEFDPLRDEAIDYAHRLIQAGVRTELRYYPGTFHASIAVAEAAVSRRILADQVAALRAGLAA; this is encoded by the coding sequence GTGTACGCCTTCGATCCCGAACTGACCGAGCCGGCCAGCCGGTTGCCGAGAGTCGACTACGCCGACCTCGGAACGGCGCGGGCGGCCGCCCGCGCCATCGCGGCCCACCAGCAGCCGTATCTGCCGGCGGCGCCGGTGCGGGTCACGGACACCCGGGCGCCCGGTCCACCGGACGCCCCCGACGTGCCCGTACGGCTCTACCGCCCCGCCGCCGCCGGGCCGGTCCCGGCGCTGCTCTACCTGCACTGGGGCGGCTTCGTCATCGGTGGCGTGGACGGCGTGCACCACACCTGCGTCCGGATCGCCGACCAGGTGGGGGCGCTCGTCGTCTCGATCGACTACCGGCTGGCCCCGGAACACCCCTTCCCGGCCGCGCTCGACGACTGTCACGCCGTACTGGAGTGGGTGGCCAAGGAGGCCACCGAGCTGGGTGTCGACGCCGACCGGATCGGCGTCGGCGGGGAGAGCGCCGGCGGCGGCCTCGCCGCCGCGCTCAGCCTGGCCGTACGTGACCGTGGCGGCCCGGCCCTGCGGCACCAGTGCCTGCTCTTCCCCGCCCTGGACGACCGGCTCGACACCGTGTCGGCGCGGGCCTTCACCGACACCCCGATGTGGGACCGGGCCAACGCCCTGGTGAGCTGGGGCAACTACCTGCGGGGGCGGGCCGGCGCCGCCGACGTGCCGGCGCTGGCCGCCCCCGCCCGCGCCACCGACCTGTCCGGACTTCCCCCGGCCTTCGTGGTGGCCTGCGAGTTCGACCCGCTGCGCGACGAGGCGATCGACTACGCGCACCGGCTCATCCAGGCAGGGGTCCGCACGGAGCTTCGCTACTACCCCGGCACCTTCCACGCCTCGATCGCGGTCGCCGAGGCGGCCGTCTCCCGGCGGATCCTCGCCGACCAGGTGGCCGCGCTTCGTGCGGGCCTGGCCGCCTGA